The DNA region tgaTGATTCCAGGATCTGGTTTGCATACATTTGTTCTTTATTTGGGTCCCCATATTGCTTTGTTTACCATAAAAGCGATGCAGTGCGGACGAGTCGATTTAAAAAGTGCTATATATGACACAATTCAATTGAAGAGAAGTCCTTCATGGCTTGACAAACCTTGCCACGAGTTTGGCTCCCCAGTCTTTTCTTCAGGGGTTCCTCTTAGCAGCATACTGCCTCAGATTCAGATAGAAGCCATACTCTGGGGTCTAGGAACAGCGTTGGGAGAACTTCCTCCTTACTTTATCTCCAGGGCAGGTGAAAATTCACTCTTCCAACCTTCTTATTGACAACTCAGTTGTTGTGGTTTAGTGTTAACTTATCTACTTTGAGGCCCAGTTTCAGAAGCTTCTTGAGCTTTATCTAAATGGGATTAAATGAAAGGGTTTTAGAGGTGTCGAGTTAAAGTCAGATACAAGAACAAGAGATGCAAACAGTTGACTAATACTTGATTACTAATGCTCTGACTCTATACAGCAAGTCTTTCCGGTGGCAAAATGGAAGAATTGGAGACATGTTCTGGTGATGATAACGGATTCATTGCTAAACGCGTAAATCAGATCAAAGGCTGGCTATTGTCACATTCACAGAACCTCAACTTCTTCACAATTCTGATTCTTGCTTCGGTACGTTTTAGATGAGTCTGCTGAAAAATCCAATGCTTCTTGCAGAGACCTTTTGTGCATCTCTCTCATTACATTTTATGCCTTACATTTCAGGTTCCTAACCCATTATTCGACCTTGCTGGAATCATGTGTGGACAATTCGACAAACCCTTTTGGGAGTTTTTCCTTGCAACATTGATTGGAAAGGCAATCATCAAGACACATATACAGGTTTTGTGAGCGTTTCCATAATACTACtgtttttattcactttcgTTCTCATCCTTCAAGTTTGATCTCAAGAGtcaatattgtttcttttgcagACGGTTTTCATCATATCTGTCTGTAATAATCAGCTTCTTGACTGGGTAGAGAATGAGCTGATATATATTCTGAGCTTTGTGCCCGGTTTTGCTTCTGCATTGCCTGAGCTCGCAGCGAAACTCCGCTTAATGAAAGACAAGTACTTGGTTGCTTCGCCTCCAGTAGCTTCTGATATCaatgtaacatatttttttgtttcagtttactTAGGCCATTACCGTTTTGCATTGTTCTGAAAAGTTTTGATGATTTCGGatgattgttttcttggttCAGGTCAAAAAATGGGATCTTTCTTTTGCATCGGTGTGGAATGGAGTTGTGTGGCTGATGCTTTTGAATTTCTTCGGCCAGATTGTGACTTCAACTGCACAGAGATACCTCaagaagcaacaagaagaagaactataTGCTTTGACTAACAAGTCGCCGCTGAGCTCAAAGGGATCTAAGTAGTCCAGAACTTTTTATCTGTCTTTTCTAATTAACTtcggtttctttctttcttttttttttctttttctttcatagaAACCATACGATTGTGTTTCTTCTTATCTGAGAACAGAAGATACGTGTCCACagagaagaaaacatattaaaggtTGAAAGGAAGTTCTAATTAGTATTTCACACTAGTACCTCCGTCAAAGGTTATGGACTCACAATTTCTAGTTCtcttcacaaaatattttccaTGGATGTATAAAAGTTCCTCTTTAAGGTATACTTGCACAGAGAAGAAACGTAGGGGCTCCAGAAAAATCATCATTTAATGTTCTTAAGGTATACTTGCAATCCAAGTTTCTAGTTCATTTAAGATCCAAAACCCAACAATTATAGTTCGTTTGACCAATGAAATATATGTTAAAGATATTTTAATGtatcacagaaaaaaaaaaaaaataagggttGTATAAATTAACTTCAAAAATACTATAGAGCATGGTTACATTTTAAAAGACGAAATCAAATTTGGAGCTTACcgcaaaaagaaaaacaaacgaAAGGGACAAATGAGAACTCATTACTGCAGAAACTGACAAAGAGTAAAAGTCGAGAGAGACTTAAATAAACTGTTCGTCTGTCTTTAAAGTATTTTTCCCATGCAAGAAGACACAAATCTCAACagttaatacaaaataaataaaagactccGAAAATTATGCAAAGAAAAGGCCAATTTAATAGtataacttttttgaaaaaaaaataagtatactTGGATTAATTTCATAAACAAACTTCCAAAGAGAAAATGCCTAAACCCAAGTTACGTCATCTCACTTCAGAAATGTGATTTTTGTATAAACCTTGATGCAATGGCGACAATTGCTCCAAGACATAATTACTCATTTCTATGCAATTATAAAGTATTTCCTACTGAGATTAATACAATAGTTTTGCTTACAACAAGAAaccttatatattataatgcAACAATCTTCATATAGACACAACCACTACACAACAGAAAAAAGTCCACTGCACCCTAACCTTTTCAACCAGTTTTATAGAATTGACACATATTCCTATCATATAAACTAGTTGAATAAAAGCAATGTCAAATCTATAACCCCTTATGTATGTCGTCTTTTTTGCTAGTGCTTAATTAAGCTGTTTTGACAAAGGTTATATGTTTACATATCCCTATTC from Camelina sativa cultivar DH55 chromosome 3, Cs, whole genome shotgun sequence includes:
- the LOC104763218 gene encoding vacuole membrane protein KMS2-like, which translates into the protein MGSEKRTLSKVPEISGLREKHQQDLEKLTLTSQPFKTLTFFVVAVLLYVRRSTSYLLANVGSLMLFSSIFLAFAALLVTLDGPHVKHLEEMSEYIRFGLWWIFLGVASSIGLGSGLHTFVLYLGPHIALFTIKAMQCGRVDLKSAIYDTIQLKRSPSWLDKPCHEFGSPVFSSGVPLSSILPQIQIEAILWGLGTALGELPPYFISRAASLSGGKMEELETCSGDDNGFIAKRVNQIKGWLLSHSQNLNFFTILILASVPNPLFDLAGIMCGQFDKPFWEFFLATLIGKAIIKTHIQTVFIISVCNNQLLDWVENELIYILSFVPGFASALPELAAKLRLMKDKYLVASPPVASDINVKKWDLSFASVWNGVVWLMLLNFFGQIVTSTAQRYLKKQQEEELYALTNKSPLSSKGSK